From one Solanum stenotomum isolate F172 chromosome 12, ASM1918654v1, whole genome shotgun sequence genomic stretch:
- the LOC125849376 gene encoding pentatricopeptide repeat-containing protein At4g18840, translating to MAATSPTPSTLSSFLEMANSISELHQAHAVMLKTGLFRDPFAASRLLTKATVLPISSSETLSYALSVFTHIEEPNSYIYNTIIRAYSTSPFPQLALIIFLKMFNSVNKVFPDKYTFTFIVKACATMENAKQGEQVHGLVTKIGLEEDVYIYNTLVHMYAKCGCFGISRGMIDGLIEDDVIAWNALLSVYAERGLFELARELFDEMPVKNVESWNFMVSGYVNVGLVDEARKVFDEMLVKDVVSWNVMITGYTKADKFNEVLTLFEDMLRAKVKPDDCTLVNVLSACAGVGSLSQGKWVHAFIERNGIAVHNFLATALVDMYCKCGCIEKGLEVFNGTLRKDISTWNAMIAGFSNHGYLDDALKTFNELIADGIKPNEVTFVSVLSTCSQGGLLSEGRRMFELMINEYRIQPTLVHCGCMVDLLGRFGLLEEAEELVSKLPVKETPAIWESLLSASRSHNDVELAERIATKLLEVNPRDSAGYVQLSNVLASMGRWDDVREVRRKMRSEGITKEPGCSMIEVDGVVHEFLAGEGIIL from the coding sequence ATGGCAGCAACTTCCCCAACTCCATCGACCCTCTCCTCCTTCTTAGAAATGGCGAATTCCATCTCCGAACTCCACCAAGCTCACGCTGTCATGCTCAAAACTGGCCTCTTTCGTGATCCTTTTGCTGCTAGTCGCCTCTTGACTAAAGCCACTGTTCTTCCCATATCTTCCTCTGAAACCCTTTCATATGCACTCTCTGTTTTCACTCACATTGAAGAACCCAACTCATATATCTACAACACTATCATCCGTGCTTATTCCACTAGTCCCTTTCCACAACTTGCACTcattatcttcctcaaaatgttTAACTCTGTAAATAAAGTGTTCCCAGATAAGTACACTTTTACATTCATTGTAAAAGCTTGTGCTACTATGGAAAATGCTAAACAAGGTGAACAAGTTCATGGATTGGTGACAAAAATTGGACTTGAGGAAGATGTGTATATATACAACACTTTGGTTCATATGTATGCGAAATGTGGGTGTTTTGGAATTTCGCGTGGTATGATTGATGGGTTGATTGAAGATGATGTTATAGCGTGGAATGCATTGTTGAGTGTGTATGCGGAAAGGGGGTTGTTTGAATTGGCGCGCGAGTTGTTTGATGAAATGCCTGTGAAGAATGTGGAATCTTGGAATTTTATGGTTTCTGGGTATGTGAACGTTGGGTTGGTGGATGAAGCAAGGAAGGTGTTTGATGAAATGTTGGTGAAAGATGTTGTGTCTTGGAATGTTATGATTACTGGTTATACTAAGGCTGATAAGTTTAATGAAGTTTTAACTCTTTTTGAGGATATGCTGAGAGCTAAAGTGAAGCCTGATGATTGTACACTTGTGAATGTGCTGTCTGCTTGTGCCGGTGTTGGATCTCTGAGCCAGGGAAAGTGGGTTCATGCATTTATCGAGAGAAATGGGATTGCGGTTCACAATTTTCTTGCTACTGCTCTTGTGGATATGTATTGCAAATGCGGATGTATTGAGAAAGGTTTAGAGGTGTTTAATGGTACTTTGAGAAAAGATATTAGCACTTGGAATGCAATGATTGCAGGGTTCAGCAACCATGGGTATTTGGATGATGCATTAAAGACCTTCAATGAGCTCATTGCTGATGGTATCAAGCCAAATGAAGTTACTTTTGTAAGTGTTTTGTCTACTTGCAGTCAAGGGGGCTTATTAAGCGAGGGACGCAGGATGTTTGAACTCATGATTAATGAGTACAGAATTCAGCCTACGCTTGTACATTGTGGTTGTATGGTTGATTTACTTGGCCGATTTGGATTATTAGAGGAGGCTGAAGAACTCGTAAGCAAATTGCCTGTGAAAGAGACTCCTGCTATTTGGGAGTCCCTCTTGAGTGCTTCCAGAAGCCATAATGATGTCGAATTGGCAGAGCGCATCGCTACCAAACTTTTAGAGGTTAATCCTCGCGACAGTGCTGGTTATGTTCAACTATCAAATGTCCTTGCATCTATGGGGAGATGGGACGATGTGAGGGAAGTGCGGAGAAAAATGAGGAGCGAGGGGATAACTAAAGAGCCCGGTTGTAGTATGATTGAAGTTGATGGAGTTGTTCATGAGTTCTTGGCTGGTGAAGGGATAATATTGTAA
- the LOC125849385 gene encoding heat stress transcription factor A-4a-like, whose translation MDEASCSTNALPPFLAKTYEMVDDPSCDAIVSWSSNNKSFIVWNPPHFARDLLPRYFKHNNFSSFIRQLNTYGFRKIDPEKWEFANEGNFIRGQPHLLKNIHRRKPVHSHSAQNLHGLSSPLTESERHGYKEDIQKLMHENGSLHLNLQRHKQDHQGLELQMQVLTERVQHAEHRQKTMLSALAQTLDKPVMDLSHMPQLQVNDRKRRFPGNSCLYNESDLEDTRGISSRALSRENMNPSSLLTMNTELLDQLESSLTFWEDVLQDVDQAGIRQNCSLELDESTSCADSPAISYTQLNVDVGPKTSGIDMNSEPNANTTPEIAEPEDKAAVAETATNVPTGVNDLFWEQFLTENPGSVDAPEVHLERKDIGSKKNESKPVDSGKYWWNMKSVNSLAEQMGHLTPAEKT comes from the exons ATGGATGAAGCTTCGTGCAGCACGAATGCACTGCCTCCTTTTCTTGCAAAGACATATGAAATGGTGGATGATCCATCCTGTGATGCAATTGTCTCCTGGAGTTCGAATAATAAAAGCTTCATTGTGTGGAATCCTCCACATTTTGCAAGGGATTTGTTGCCTAGATACTTCAAGCACAATAATTTTTCCAGCTTTATCAGACAGCTAAACACTTAT GGATTCAGGAAAATTGACCCTGAAAAATGGGAATTTGCAAATGAAGGTAATTTCATTAGAGGTCAGCCACACCTTTTGAAGAATATCCATAGACGTAAACCTGTTCACAGTCATTCTGCACAGAATCTTCATGGTCTGTCATCTCCATTAACTGAATCAGAAAGACACGGATACAAGGAAGATATTCAAAAGCTGATGCATGAGAATGGATCACTTCACTTGAATCTACAAAGACATAAGCAGGATCACCAAGGACTTGAATTGCAAATGCAGGTTTTAACTGAACGTGTTCAACATGCAGAACATCGTCAGAAGACCATGCTCTCTGCTTTAGCTCAAACCTTAGATAAACCAGTAATGGATTTGAGTCACATGCCACAACTTCAAGTGAATGACAGAAAAAGAAGGTTCCCAGGAAATAGCTGCCTTTATAATGAAAGTGACCTGGAGGATACGCGAGGGATATCATCTAGGGCTTTGAGTAGGGAAAATATGAACCCGTCCTCTCTTTTGACAATGAACACAGAACTGTTAGATCAATTGGAGTCTTCTTTGACTTTTTGGGAGGATGTGCTACAAGATGTTGATCAAGCTGGGATACGACAGAATTGTTCACTGGAGTTGGATGAATCTACAAGTTGTGCAGATAGTCCTGCTATATCTTACACACAACTAAATGTTGATGTTGGGCCTAAGACTTCTGGAATTGACATGAATTCTGAGCCTAATGCAAACACTACTCCTGAGATTGCTGAACCAGAAGACAAAGCAGCTGTAGCAGAGACGGCCACTAATGTCCCAACAGGGGTTAATGATTTATTTTGGGAACAGTTCCTAACTGAGAATCCTGGTTCAGTTGATGCTCCCGAAGTACATTTGGAAAGGAAAGATATTGGCAGCAAAAAGAATGAAAGCAAACCAGTTGACAGTGGAAAATATTGGTGGAACATGAAGAGTGTAAATAGCCTGGCAGAACAGATGGGGCATCTTACTCCAGCAGAGAAAACTTAG
- the LOC125849383 gene encoding transcription repressor OFP5: MKWGKKKPSSSLITHVFPVSWQSKFKQKKDGSSEDQEGEKMKHKGKVDLASYTSRTNVCLKEGRFYDDDPYWRISFSEDRFEAHPQNPLWCDSYDECDQDSAWNSKSSLGEENHKFNDMVSRKISEKPKKMWNSKNEAEFSNRKRNSVKDDKLRKLSRKALEERIAENAREEIAAEVIEKDIFEIEPENEKVMKRGKEKPTAYNSRKTRSLSYTDSSLNSMEESCMMFKSLNLEEEADAFSEEEFESECLEMKDMKIKEMSEKSGCQQRKSVYINQKRRRKHGIKVKAYSPRTAKMECRIKALEDMKKARMKTRHETKESFRGDRTVFDSYAIMKSSFDPFSDFRDSMIEMITQRGIKSSEELEELLACYLTLNCDEYHDIIIKVFRQVWFELNQVNIGAELQKCCCSDE, encoded by the coding sequence ATGAAGTGGGGTAAAAAGAAACCTTCATCTTCATTGATTACTCATGTTTTCCCTGTTTCTTGGCAGTCAAAATTCAAGCAAAAGAAGGATGGTAGCAGTGAGGatcaagaaggagaaaagaTGAAGCACAAAGGGAAGGTGGATTTGGCTTCGTATACCTCGCGGACGAATGTTTGTTTGAAAGAAGGAAGATTTTATGATGATGATCCTTATTGGAGGATTTCTTTTAGTGAGGACAGATTTGAAGCTCATCCTCAGAATCCACTCTGGTGTGATTCTTATGATGAATGTGATCAAGATTCAGCTTGGAATTCGAAGAGTAGTTTGGGAGAAGAGAATCACAAGTTTAATGATATGGTTTCTAGAAAGATAAGTGAAAAGCCTAAGAAGATGTGGAATTCTAAGAATGAAGCAGAATTCAGCAACAGAAAGAGGAATTCTGTCAAAGATGACAAGTTGAGGAAGCTTAGTAGAAAAGCATTGGAGGAGAGAATAGCGGAAAATGCTAGAGAAGAAATAGCAGCAGAAGTGATAGAGAAAGATATATTTGAAATAGAGCCCGAGAATGAGAAGGTAATGAAAAGGGGGAAGGAGAAACCAACAGCCTATAATTCAAGAAAGACGCGGAGTTTGTCTTACACGGATTCCAGTCTGAATTCAATGGAAGAAAGCTGCATGATGTTTAAATCTCTGAATCTAGAGGAAGAAGCTGATGCATTCTCTGAAGAAGAATTTGAATCAGAATGCCTTGAGATGAAAGACATGAAGATCAAAGAAATGTCAGAGAAAAGTGGTTGTCAGCAGAGAAAATCAGTGTACATAAAccagaagagaagaagaaaacatgGTATTAAAGTCAAAGCATATTCACCACGAACAGCCAAGATGGAATGCAGAATCAAAGCTCTTGAAGACATGAAGAAAGCAAGGATGAAGACGAGACACGAGACAAAGGAGAGTTTCAGAGGAGACAGGACAGTTTTCGATAGCTATGCTATTATGAAGAGTTCATTTGACCCTTTCAGCGACTTCAGAGACTCGATGATTGAGATGATCACACAGAGAGGGATAAAAAGCTCAGAGGAGCTTGAAGAGTTATTGGCTTGTTATCTAACACTCAACTGTGATGAATACCATGATATCATTATCAAAGTCTTTCGACAGGTATGGTTTGAGCTGAACCAGGTCAATATTGGAGCAGAATTACAGAAATGCTGTTGTTCTGATGAGTAA